The following proteins come from a genomic window of Trifolium pratense cultivar HEN17-A07 linkage group LG4, ARS_RC_1.1, whole genome shotgun sequence:
- the LOC123924153 gene encoding vesicle-associated protein 1-1-like encodes MTSGELLQIHPQELQFPFELRKQISCSLQLSNKSDNYVAFKVKTTNPKKYCVRPNNGVVLPRSTCDITVTMQGQKEAPPDMQCKDKFLLQSVVANAGATAKDITPEMFNKESGYEVEEFKLRVVYVAPPQPPSPVREGSDEESSPRASVSENGHSSAVQFQASKAFNERVEQKDTSFQGRTLISKVTEERNSVIQQNKRLQQELELLRRAAKQTRGGIPFMYVIVVGLIGLILGFLLKRT; translated from the exons ATGACTTCCGGCGAACTCCTCCAGATACACCCTCAGGAGCTGCAGTTTCCTT TTGAATTGAGGAAGCAGATCTCATGCTCTTTGCAATTGTCTAACAAGTCAGATAATTATGTAGCTTTCAAG GTTAAGACTACAAATCCAAAGAAGTATTGTGTTAGGCCTAACAATGGAGTTGTATTGCCTAGGTCTACTTGTGATATTACAG TTACAATGCAAGGCCAAAAGGAGGCACCTCCTGACATGCAATGCAAAGATAAGTTTCTCCTTCAAAGTGTAGTTGCAAATGCTGGAGCAACGGCAAAAGATATCACTCCTGAAATG TTTAATAAAGAGTCTGGCTATGAGGTTGAAGAGTTCAAATTGAGAGTTGTTTATGTTGCTCCTCCTCAACCACCATCCCCAGTTCGAGAAGGATCTGATGAAGAATCGTCTCCTCGAGCATCTGTATCAGAAAATGGACATTCAAGTGCTGTGCAATTTCAG GCTTCAAAAGCTTTCAATGAACGGGTTGAACAGAAGGATACTTCATTTCAG GGAAGAACGCTTATTTCAAAGGTAACTGAGGAGAGGAATTCTGTTATTCAGCAAAATAAAAGGCTTCAGCAAGAATTG GAGCTTTTAAGGCGTGCGGCCAAGCAAACCCGCGGCGGTATACCCTTTATGTATGTAATTGTTGTTGGCTTGATTGGCCTCATTTTGGGTTTCCTATTGAAGAGGACGTGA
- the LOC123923568 gene encoding uncharacterized protein LOC123923568: MASSLTHAHYKLHTSTFTRLRPRSQGLLKPGKPFQLQRFNFPSIRVNQSFICCTKLNPWEPSPVTYAPTDNQSDNFLQSTANVFETLESSKTDELSTANAEGLVEKNYQPGPELQFFKWPMWLLGPSVLLATGMAPTLWLPISSIFLGSNIASLLSLIGLDCIFNIGATLFLLMADSCARPKHPTQVIKSKAPFSYQFWNIVATLTGFVVPLLLMFGSQKGFLQPQLPFISFAVLLGPYLLLLSVQILTELLTWHWQSPVWLVTPIIYEAYRVLQLMRGLKLGVELTAPAWMMHTIRGLVCWWVLILGLQLMRVAWFAGLAARARKDQSSSDAANGIAA, from the coding sequence ATGGCATCGTCATTGACTCATGCCCATTACAAATTACATACCTCCACTTTCACGAGGCTACGTCCCAGAAGTCAAGGATTATTGAAACCTGGAAAACCGTTCCAACTTCAACGATTCAATTTTCCAAGTATTCGCGTTAATCAATCCTTCATATGCTGCACAAAGTTAAATCCATGGGAGCCATCACCCGTTACATATGCTCCTACTGATAATCAAAGCGATAATTTTTTGCAGAGTACCGCCAATGTATTTGAAACCCTTGAATCTAGTAAAACAGATGAGTTATCAACGGCAAATGCTGAAGGACTTGTGGAGAAAAATTATCAACCAGGCCCGGAACTTCAGTTTTTCAAGTGGCCCATGTGGCTTCTAGGCCCTTCCGTTCTCCTTGCAACCGGCATGGCCCCGACGTTATGGTTACCGATATCTTCAATCTTTCTTGGTTCCAATATAGCGAGCTTACTTTCCTTGATTGGACTCGATTGCATCTTTAACATTGGTGCGACACTTTTTCTCCTCATGGCTGATTCTTGTGCAAGACCTAAACATCCAACACAAGTCATCAAGAGCAAAGCTCCCTTTAGTTACCAGTTCTGGAACATCGTTGCTACTCTTACTGGATTCGTCGTCCCGTTGTTATTGATGTTTGGATCTCAAAAGGGATTTCTCCAACCTCAACTACCGTTCATCTCGTTTGCGGTTCTGCTAGGTCCTTATCTTCTTCTTTTGTCAGTACAGATTCTGACCGAGTTGTTAACTTGGCATTGGCAATCACCGGTCTGGCTCGTTACCCCTATCATTTACGAGGCATACCGTGTTTTGCAGCTAATGAGGGGATTAAAACTTGGTGTTGAACTTACTGCACCAGCATGGATGATGCATACAATAAGGGGACTTGTTTGCTGGTGGGTCCTAATTCTCGGTCTGCAGCTCATGAGGGTTGCTTGGTTTGCTGGTTTAGCTGCTCGAGCGCGTAAGGATCAATCTTCTTCTGATGCTGCTAATGGTATTGCTGCTTAG
- the LOC123881985 gene encoding cysteine-rich receptor-like protein kinase 24 — protein MYPTNLVVLSSQKLKECTNNFNLSNLIGLTQFGRLFRGNFQGQRVLVKILDDEKLKHISSKYNDEHFIIKEEMKFWTNPNLKGCPNLTTFIGYTCERDIKGIVYDINPLDTLDNVIKKDGMNWVQRIDVIHEVAKLLKFIHEQEKQNMVLNISASHILLDKDLKPKLFDLLLVSEVKMQKEQSTKSTSYIDPYFSPRAGGHEWDRSCEVYSFGILLLELITKRISNIGNKQQSLNMDSLIHIWAKKEFKPNCSLVHKHLQEDWLYCSEDGVAITLLALHCIEYFPTNRPSMRGVLQNLENLTVLQHLSDVRSTKREKKF, from the exons ATGTACCCAACAAACCTTGTTGTTCTTTCATCTCAGAAGTTGAAAGAATGTACAAACAATTTCAATCTAAGCAATCTCATTGGGCTGACACAATTTGGAAGATTGTTTAGAGGAAACTTTCAAGGTCAACGTGTATTAGTGAAAATATTGGATGATGAAAAATTGAAGCACATAAGTTCTAAATATAATGATGAACATTTCATTATCAAA GAGGAAATGAAGTTTTGGACAAATCCAAATTTGAAAGGTTGTCCTAACTTGACTACTTTCATTGGTTATACTTGTGAGAGAGATATAAAAGGGATTGTGTATGATATTAATCCCCTTGATACTTTGGACAATGTAATCAAGAAAG ATGGAATGAATTGGGTTCAGAGAATAGATGTAATTCATGAGGTTGCTAAGCTCTTAAAGTTCATTCATGAGCAAGAGAAACAAAACATGGTGTTGAATATTAGTGCATCTCATATACTTCTTGATAAG GATTTAAAGCCAAAATTATTTGACTTGCTGTTGGTTAGTGAAGTGAAAATGCAAAAGGAACAATCAACAAAGTCAACTAGCTACATTGATCCTTATTTTTCTCCAAGGGCGG GTGGTCATGAATGGGATAGAAGCTGTGAAGTGTATTCATTTGGCATACTTTTGCTTGAACTAATAACAAAGAGAATTTCAAACATTGGGAACAAACAACAAAGCTTAAATATGGATAGTCTAATACATATTTGGGCTAAGAAAGAGTTCAAGCCAAATTGTTCTCTTGTTCATAAACATTTACAAGAAGATTGGCTTTATTGTTCTGAAGATGGTGTTGCAATAACTCTATTGGCTTTGCATTGCATAGAATATTTTCCAACAAATCGTCCTTCAATGAGGGGTGTGTTGCAAAATCTTGAAAATCTTACAGTGTTACAACATTTATCTGATGTTAGATCAACTAAAAGGGAAAAGAAATTCTGA
- the LOC123881986 gene encoding SPX domain-containing protein 3 — protein sequence MKFGKRLKQQVQDTLPEWRDKFLSYKELKKLLRLLSTAPTSLLNGSSIDYGKAEAEFMYLLNNEIDKFNGFFMEQEEDFIIRHKEVQQRIKRVVELWGPNGSQPSEADYKDEMEKIRKAIVDFHGEMVLLVNYSNINYTGLAKILKKYDKRTGGLLRLPFIQKVLEQPFFTTDLISKLVKECETIIDAVFPAEEEAERAKEAKEAIVVAGEGIFRNTVTALLTMQEMRKGSSTQSAFSLPPLNLPDSDLIQSIQLNAAVPIV from the exons atgaAATTTGGGAAGAGACTTAAGCAACAAGTTCAAGATACTTTGCCAGAATGGAGGGACAAATTTTTGTCTTACAAAGAGTTGAAGAAACTGTTGCGACTTTTATCAACGGCACCAACATCGTTGCTAAATGGTTCTTCAATTGATTATGGAAAAGCTGAGGCTGAGTTTATGTATTTATTGAACAATGAGATTGATAAGTTCAATGGTTTCTTCatggaacaagaagaagatttCATTATCCGACATAag GAAGTACAACAAAGAATCAAGAGAGTAGTTGAATTGTGGGGTCCAAATGGTAGTCAGCCTTCAGAAGCTGATTATAAGGATGAAATGGAAAAAATTAGAAAAGCTATTGTTGATTTTCATGGTGAAATGGTTCTATTAGTAAACTACAGCAACATTAATTATACAG GGTTGGctaaaattttgaagaaatatGATAAAAGGACGGGAGGACTACTTCGTTTGCCATTCATTCAAAAAGTATTGGAGCAACCGTTTTTCACAACTGACCTAATTTCAAAACTCGTGAAAGAATGTGAAACCATAATTGATGCAGTGTTTCCAGCCGAGGAAGAAGCTGAAAGAGCGAAAGAAGCAAAAGAAGCTATTGTAGTAGCAGGAGAAGGAATTTTTAGAAACACGGTCACGGCTTTACTTACAATGCAAGAAATGAGAAAAGGTAGCTCAACACAAAGTGCATTTTCTTTGCCTCCTCTCAATTTGCCAGACTCTGATCTCATTCAATCCATACAACTTAATGCAGCTGTTCCAATTGTTTAG